One part of the Vogesella sp. LIG4 genome encodes these proteins:
- a CDS encoding MMPL family transporter codes for MKPGRYKLALVAWLALMLASVLVITQTRFVADLSAFMPKVPSARQQMLIDQLRDGAIARIVLVGIEGSDEAERGRLSRLLVSQLARNPRFTSVQNGDSQTQQRDQQYFFANRYLLSPAVTAQRFSADGLHGAIQDTLDAMSGDAGLVVKKILPRDPTGETLQILDQFIGESQPQSSNDIWVSRDGKRAVLLLQLAESGLNTDAQAAALADVQHTFDQLPARHADTRLVMSGTSVLSVASRNTIQHEVERLATLGTVLVVALLLLVYRSLPLLLLGLIPVLSGALVGIASVSLGFGHVHGLTLGFGTTLIGEAVDYSIYLFIQRAGGNEPRHFWRTIRLGVLTSITGFAALMCSSFPGLSQLGLYSISGLVTAALVTRYILPGLMPARLNLRDLSGPGQWLQKALDGLTRLRWVLAAALLAAVAVLVLHKQDIWSRQLNALSSISKQQNQLDAELRGDLGGNDMRYVASFSAPDQESALQLAERSRQVLQQLQRQGVIGGFHSPDELLPSQASQRARQAALPAAGEAQQRLQQALQGMPLAAEQLQGFLADLERSRTQPLLSRQSLHGSASSVLLDSMLIKREHGYLVLMPLRPTGVGVQGDQIALDKVRAALAARQLGQVTVIDLLEETTAIFDSYTHEALVFSSLGSLAILLLLAFTCGWRQAVRVTIPLGCAVLCVVAIFDASGIQLTILHLVGLLLVVAIGSNYALFFANKQQLGSAAEQRQVEVSLVVANLATVTSFGLLGTSSVPVLSFIGSTVAIGALLALVFSAMMARMQPSAHH; via the coding sequence ATGAAGCCAGGCCGTTACAAACTGGCGCTGGTCGCCTGGCTGGCGCTGATGCTGGCCTCGGTGCTGGTGATCACCCAGACCCGCTTTGTGGCCGACCTGTCCGCCTTCATGCCCAAGGTGCCCAGCGCGCGGCAGCAGATGCTGATCGACCAGCTGCGTGACGGCGCCATCGCCCGCATCGTGCTGGTGGGCATCGAAGGCAGCGACGAGGCCGAGCGTGGCCGGCTGTCGCGGTTGCTGGTGAGCCAGTTGGCGCGCAACCCGCGTTTCACCTCGGTGCAGAACGGCGACAGCCAGACCCAGCAGCGCGACCAGCAGTATTTCTTTGCCAACCGTTACCTGCTGAGCCCGGCGGTGACGGCGCAGCGCTTCAGTGCCGACGGCCTGCACGGCGCCATCCAGGACACGCTGGACGCCATGTCCGGCGATGCCGGCCTGGTGGTGAAGAAGATCCTGCCGCGCGACCCTACGGGGGAAACGCTGCAGATTCTCGACCAGTTCATCGGCGAGAGCCAGCCGCAGAGCAGCAACGACATCTGGGTATCGCGCGACGGCAAGCGCGCGGTGCTGCTGCTGCAGTTGGCCGAATCCGGCCTGAATACCGATGCCCAGGCGGCGGCGCTGGCCGATGTGCAGCACACCTTCGACCAGCTGCCGGCGCGCCATGCCGACACCCGGCTGGTGATGAGCGGCACCAGCGTGCTGTCGGTGGCCTCGCGCAACACCATCCAGCATGAGGTGGAGCGGCTGGCCACGCTGGGCACCGTGCTGGTGGTGGCGCTGCTGCTGCTGGTGTACCGCTCGCTGCCGCTGCTGCTGCTGGGGCTGATCCCGGTGCTGTCCGGCGCGCTGGTGGGCATTGCCAGCGTCAGCCTGGGTTTCGGCCACGTGCACGGCCTCACGCTGGGCTTCGGCACCACGCTGATCGGCGAGGCGGTCGATTACTCCATCTACCTGTTCATCCAGCGTGCCGGCGGCAACGAGCCGCGCCACTTCTGGCGCACCATCCGCCTGGGCGTGCTCACCTCCATCACCGGCTTTGCCGCGCTGATGTGTTCCAGCTTCCCCGGCCTGTCGCAGCTGGGGCTGTATTCCATCAGCGGGCTGGTGACGGCAGCGCTGGTGACCCGCTATATCCTGCCGGGGCTGATGCCGGCGCGGCTGAATCTGCGTGACCTGAGCGGGCCGGGGCAGTGGCTGCAAAAGGCGCTGGATGGCCTGACGCGCCTGCGCTGGGTGCTGGCGGCAGCACTGTTGGCCGCAGTGGCGGTGCTGGTGCTGCACAAGCAGGACATCTGGAGCCGCCAGCTCAATGCGCTCAGCTCCATCTCCAAGCAGCAGAACCAGCTGGATGCCGAGCTGCGCGGTGATCTGGGCGGCAACGACATGCGCTACGTCGCCAGCTTCAGCGCGCCGGATCAGGAAAGCGCGCTGCAACTGGCCGAGCGCAGCCGGCAGGTGTTGCAGCAGCTGCAGCGCCAGGGCGTGATCGGCGGCTTCCATTCACCGGATGAGCTATTGCCCAGCCAGGCCAGCCAGCGTGCGCGCCAGGCGGCGCTGCCGGCGGCGGGCGAGGCGCAGCAGCGGCTGCAGCAGGCGCTGCAGGGCATGCCGCTGGCGGCCGAGCAGCTGCAGGGCTTCCTGGCCGACCTGGAACGCAGCCGCACCCAGCCGCTGCTGAGCCGGCAGAGCCTGCACGGCAGCGCCAGCAGCGTGCTGCTGGATTCCATGCTGATCAAGCGTGAGCACGGCTACCTGGTGCTGATGCCCTTGCGGCCAACGGGTGTGGGCGTGCAGGGCGACCAGATCGCGCTGGACAAGGTGCGCGCGGCGCTGGCTGCCCGGCAGCTGGGGCAGGTGACGGTGATCGACCTGCTGGAGGAAACCACCGCCATCTTCGACAGCTACACCCACGAGGCGCTGGTGTTCTCCTCGCTGGGCAGCCTGGCCATCCTGCTGCTGCTGGCGTTTACCTGCGGCTGGCGCCAGGCGGTGCGGGTTACCATTCCGCTGGGCTGCGCGGTGCTGTGCGTGGTGGCCATCTTCGACGCCAGCGGCATCCAGCTGACCATCCTGCACCTGGTGGGGCTGCTGCTGGTGGTGGCCATCGGCTCCAACTACGCGCTGTTCTTTGCCAACAAGCAGCAGCTGGGCAGCGCGGCGGAGCAGCGCCAGGTGGAGGTATCGCTGGTGGTGGCCAACCTGGCCACAGTGACCAGCTTCGGCCTGCTGGGTACTTCCAGCGTGCCGGTGCTGTCCTTCATCGGCAGCACAGTGGCGATAGGCGCTTTGCTGGCGTTGGTGTTTTCCGCAATGATGGCGAGGATGCAGCCCAGTGCGCACCATTGA
- a CDS encoding alpha/beta hydrolase, which translates to MRTIDDRWQPAQRADSLLVLLPPAKATLEDLIAQGMVAAVRERGLPLDIVLAEVGYQQVMAGTVASSLQQAVVQPALDAGYRHIWLAGISLGAFNALHYAACYAALCGQRLAGIKLLAPYPGTADILQEIGAAGGPQAWAADPATSRQDERIWWHWLAAGAGDCPVWLGLSEQDRFLAGQQLLAGLLPPQRVQRTDGEHSWPAWLRLWQHWLDHGPLAAPAFAAKEQA; encoded by the coding sequence GTGCGCACCATTGACGATCGCTGGCAGCCGGCGCAGCGGGCGGACAGCCTGCTGGTGCTGCTGCCGCCGGCCAAGGCCACACTGGAAGACCTGATCGCACAGGGCATGGTGGCTGCGGTGCGGGAGCGCGGCCTGCCGCTGGATATCGTGCTGGCCGAGGTGGGGTACCAGCAGGTGATGGCCGGCACCGTGGCCAGCAGCCTGCAGCAGGCGGTGGTGCAGCCGGCGCTGGACGCCGGCTACCGCCACATCTGGCTGGCCGGCATCTCGCTGGGTGCCTTCAACGCGCTGCATTATGCTGCCTGTTACGCCGCGCTGTGCGGCCAACGTCTGGCGGGCATCAAGCTGCTGGCGCCGTACCCCGGCACCGCCGACATCCTGCAGGAAATCGGCGCCGCCGGCGGGCCGCAGGCCTGGGCGGCGGACCCGGCCACTTCCAGGCAGGACGAGCGCATCTGGTGGCACTGGCTGGCCGCTGGTGCCGGCGATTGCCCGGTGTGGCTGGGGCTGTCGGAACAGGATCGTTTTCTTGCCGGGCAGCAGTTGCTGGCCGGCCTGCTGCCGCCGCAACGGGTGCAGCGCACCGACGGTGAGCACAGCTGGCCGGCCTGGCTGCGGCTGTGGCAGCACTGGCTGGATCACGGCCCGCTGGCCGCGCCGGCATTTGCGGCAAAGGAGCAAGCATGA